A genomic stretch from Shewanella woodyi ATCC 51908 includes:
- a CDS encoding dicarboxylate/amino acid:cation symporter: protein MSLTQSKKLGLTSKILIGMGAGIILGLLLRNLFPDSSFINEYITEGFLHVIGTVFVSGLKMLVVPLVFISLVCGTCSLSDPSKLGRLGGKTIAFYLFTTAIAISVAISIAILVHPGNASLVSEGLSFNAKEAPSLSEVLINIVPTNPLQAMSEGNMLQIILFAVIFGFAISHIGERGKRVAALFNDLNEVIMRVVTLIMQLAPYGVFALMAKLALTLGLETFGSVVKYFFVVLGVLLIHGFIVYPSLLKLFTGLNPLIFIRKMRDVQLFAFSTASSNATLPVTIEAAEHRLGVDNKVASFTLPLGATINMDGTAIMQGVATVFIAQVYGVDLTITDYTMVVVTATLASIGTAGVPGVGLIMLAMVLNQVGLPVEGIALIIGVDRLLDMVRTAVNVTGDSVATVIIAKSENEFDETTFNDTQAGKTAGSFNEQLHAK from the coding sequence ATGTCATTAACTCAATCAAAGAAACTCGGCCTCACGAGTAAAATACTTATCGGTATGGGAGCCGGTATAATATTAGGGTTACTTTTAAGGAATTTATTTCCCGATAGCAGTTTTATCAATGAATATATTACTGAGGGCTTTTTACACGTAATTGGTACTGTTTTCGTTTCTGGTCTCAAAATGCTAGTCGTCCCTCTGGTTTTCATCTCTTTGGTTTGTGGAACTTGCTCACTGAGCGATCCATCTAAACTTGGGCGCTTAGGCGGAAAAACCATCGCCTTTTATCTCTTCACTACCGCAATTGCCATCTCTGTTGCGATCTCCATTGCGATACTCGTCCATCCAGGTAATGCCTCCTTGGTGAGTGAAGGACTAAGCTTTAACGCAAAAGAAGCACCAAGCTTGTCTGAAGTGTTAATCAATATTGTCCCAACTAACCCTCTGCAAGCGATGAGTGAAGGCAATATGCTTCAAATCATCCTATTTGCCGTTATTTTCGGTTTTGCAATATCACATATTGGCGAGCGAGGAAAACGCGTTGCAGCGCTTTTTAACGACCTTAATGAAGTGATAATGCGCGTCGTCACACTCATCATGCAACTAGCACCTTATGGTGTATTCGCTTTGATGGCGAAACTGGCTTTAACGCTCGGTCTGGAAACCTTCGGCAGTGTGGTGAAGTACTTCTTCGTTGTGCTAGGTGTGTTACTTATCCACGGATTTATCGTTTACCCCTCTCTTCTCAAACTATTTACCGGACTTAACCCACTTATCTTTATCCGTAAGATGCGTGATGTGCAGCTTTTTGCATTCAGCACGGCGAGTTCCAATGCAACCTTGCCTGTGACTATCGAGGCCGCTGAACACAGATTAGGTGTCGATAACAAAGTCGCCTCCTTCACACTGCCTTTAGGTGCGACAATTAACATGGATGGTACCGCCATCATGCAAGGTGTTGCCACGGTATTTATTGCGCAAGTTTATGGTGTAGATCTGACCATCACCGACTATACAATGGTCGTTGTTACCGCCACTTTAGCCTCAATAGGCACCGCAGGTGTGCCAGGTGTCGGACTTATCATGCTAGCCATGGTATTAAATCAGGTTGGGCTCCCTGTTGAAGGTATTGCACTGATTATCGGTGTCGACAGACTACTAGACATGGTCAGAACTGCGGTCAATGTAACTGGAGATAGTGTGGCAACTGTGATTATCGCAAAGTCTGAAAATGAGTTTGATGAAACAACATTTAATGATACTCAGGCGGGGAAAACTGCAGGTAGCTTTAACGAGCAACTGCACGCTAAATAG
- a CDS encoding co-chaperone YbbN, which translates to MEAVLELTKDNIQDVVDASMKQVVVLAFWSQQSPESVALSQTLTGMAHKQAGRFVLAKVDCDKEMEIANYFQIQNVPTTLVLSEGKPVDGFAGLQEEVQIAAMLDKHLPAQWQIQLNEAKNLLALQDAAPALALLKQAYAESPNAEVTLVFADACLMLDDFDSAAELLASIGLADQDSYYQSLKAKLALALDAADSPEIRELQKAVESEPENIAQLLLLAKALHQAKRNEEALAILFTPLSKDISVENGEVKQLFLEILTALGQGNTLANQYRRKLYSLLY; encoded by the coding sequence ATGGAAGCTGTTTTAGAACTGACTAAAGATAATATTCAAGATGTGGTTGATGCATCGATGAAGCAAGTTGTCGTCTTAGCCTTTTGGTCGCAGCAAAGTCCAGAAAGTGTGGCACTATCTCAAACCCTAACCGGGATGGCACATAAGCAAGCTGGTCGTTTTGTGCTAGCAAAAGTCGATTGCGATAAAGAGATGGAGATAGCTAACTACTTCCAAATTCAAAACGTGCCGACCACACTTGTTTTGAGTGAAGGTAAGCCTGTGGATGGCTTTGCGGGGCTTCAAGAGGAGGTGCAGATTGCAGCAATGCTTGATAAACATCTTCCTGCCCAGTGGCAGATACAGCTTAATGAGGCGAAAAACTTACTGGCCTTGCAAGATGCGGCGCCAGCACTGGCTTTGTTGAAGCAAGCTTACGCTGAGTCGCCTAATGCCGAAGTTACTTTGGTTTTTGCCGATGCTTGTTTAATGTTAGATGATTTTGATTCAGCGGCTGAGCTATTAGCCAGTATAGGCCTTGCAGATCAAGACAGTTATTATCAGAGTTTGAAGGCCAAACTTGCCTTAGCATTAGATGCTGCGGACAGCCCTGAGATAAGGGAGCTACAAAAAGCAGTGGAAAGTGAGCCGGAGAATATCGCTCAGTTACTGTTACTGGCTAAGGCTCTGCACCAAGCAAAACGTAACGAGGAAGCATTAGCGATATTATTTACGCCTTTATCTAAGGATATTAGTGTAGAAAATGGTGAGGTTAAGCAGTTGTTTTTAGAGATCCTCACTGCGTTAGGTCAGGGAAATACACTGGCAAATCAATATCGGCGAAAACTCTACAGTCTCTTATACTAA
- a CDS encoding YbaB/EbfC family nucleoid-associated protein, with product MFGKGGMGNLMKQAQQMQDKMAKVQEEIARMEVTGEAGAGLVKVTMTGSHSVRKVDIDPSLLEDDKEMLEDLIAAACNDAARRVEENQKDKMAEVTGGMQLPPGMKMPF from the coding sequence ATGTTTGGAAAAGGCGGTATGGGTAACCTGATGAAACAGGCCCAACAGATGCAAGACAAAATGGCCAAAGTGCAGGAAGAGATCGCACGTATGGAAGTGACCGGTGAAGCGGGTGCTGGTCTTGTTAAAGTCACCATGACGGGTTCTCACAGCGTACGTAAAGTGGATATCGATCCAAGCCTGTTGGAAGATGACAAAGAGATGCTAGAAGATCTTATCGCTGCAGCTTGCAACGATGCTGCGCGTCGTGTGGAAGAGAACCAAAAAGATAAAATGGCTGAAGTGACTGGTGGAATGCAACTGCCACCTGGCATGAAGATGCCATTTTAA
- the htpG gene encoding molecular chaperone HtpG → MSQQETHGFQTEVKQLLNLMIHSLYSNKEIFLRELVSNAADAADKLRYEALTNDALYEGDGELRVRISTDKEKGTVTIEDNGIGMTRDSVIEHLGTIAKSGTADFFKNLSGDESKDSQLIGQFGVGFYSSFIVADKVTVRTRAAGHSSEEGVQWESAGEGDFTVENIVKENRGTEIVLHLREEEKEFADDFRLRSIITKYSDHISVPVEMFEPGTPAVEATEEQEAVEATEGEWKAMNKATALWTRNKSDVSKEEYEEFYKHISHDFTDPLIWSHNRVEGKQEYTSLLYIPSKAPWDMWNRDRKHGLKLFVQRVFVMDDAEQFMPSYLRFVQGLIDSNDLPLNVSREILQDNKITTALRTAVTKRVLGMLEKLAKNDAEKYQSFWAEFGQVLKEGPAEDFANKERVAGLLRFASTDTGEATANVSLADYIERMKEGQSKIYYIVADSHEAAANSPHLELLRKKGIEVLLMSERIDEWLINHLTEFDGKQLHSVTRGDLELGDLEDASEKEAQEKLETESEGLVKRVKDALGDKVSEVKVTTRLTDTPACVVAGEGEMSTQMIKLMEAAGQSVPESKPRFEINPEHPLVARLNDEQDEELFAQWSDLLLQQAQLSEKGSLADPSAFIKLMNQMLLAQLK, encoded by the coding sequence ATGTCTCAACAAGAAACTCACGGCTTTCAAACTGAAGTCAAGCAACTCCTTAACTTGATGATCCACTCTCTGTATTCAAACAAAGAGATTTTCTTGCGTGAATTGGTATCCAATGCTGCCGATGCAGCTGACAAGCTACGTTATGAAGCGTTAACTAACGATGCGCTATACGAAGGTGACGGTGAGCTAAGAGTTCGTATCAGTACAGATAAAGAGAAAGGTACCGTTACTATTGAAGATAACGGTATCGGTATGACCCGCGACAGTGTTATCGAACATTTAGGAACTATCGCTAAGTCAGGTACCGCAGACTTCTTTAAAAACCTCTCTGGTGATGAGTCGAAGGATTCACAACTGATTGGTCAATTTGGTGTTGGTTTCTACTCATCATTTATTGTTGCCGATAAGGTGACGGTTCGTACTCGCGCAGCAGGTCATAGCAGTGAAGAGGGCGTGCAGTGGGAATCAGCAGGTGAAGGTGACTTTACTGTTGAAAATATCGTTAAAGAGAATCGCGGAACAGAGATCGTGCTTCACCTGCGTGAAGAGGAGAAGGAGTTCGCCGATGATTTCCGTCTTCGTTCAATTATTACTAAATACTCAGATCATATCTCTGTGCCTGTTGAGATGTTCGAGCCAGGTACTCCTGCTGTGGAAGCAACCGAAGAGCAAGAAGCGGTAGAAGCGACTGAAGGTGAGTGGAAGGCGATGAACAAGGCGACGGCGCTTTGGACACGCAACAAGAGTGATGTTTCGAAAGAGGAGTATGAGGAGTTCTACAAACATATCTCCCATGACTTTACCGATCCACTAATTTGGAGCCACAACCGTGTTGAAGGTAAGCAGGAGTACACCAGCTTACTATACATACCTTCAAAAGCACCTTGGGATATGTGGAACCGTGACCGTAAACATGGTCTGAAACTGTTTGTACAACGTGTTTTTGTAATGGATGATGCTGAGCAGTTTATGCCTAGCTACCTTCGTTTTGTGCAGGGCTTGATTGACTCAAACGATCTTCCGCTAAACGTTTCCCGTGAAATTTTACAAGACAACAAGATCACAACCGCATTGAGAACTGCTGTGACTAAGCGTGTGTTGGGTATGCTTGAGAAGCTTGCAAAGAATGATGCAGAGAAATACCAGTCATTCTGGGCTGAATTTGGTCAAGTGTTGAAAGAGGGACCTGCCGAAGACTTCGCTAACAAAGAGCGTGTTGCTGGTCTACTGCGTTTTGCATCGACTGATACTGGCGAAGCGACAGCAAACGTATCACTGGCTGACTACATCGAGCGCATGAAAGAAGGTCAATCTAAGATCTACTACATTGTTGCCGACAGTCATGAGGCCGCTGCTAATAGTCCGCACCTTGAGTTACTACGTAAGAAGGGCATCGAAGTGCTCTTAATGTCAGAGCGTATCGATGAATGGTTGATTAACCACTTAACTGAGTTTGATGGTAAGCAGCTTCACTCTGTTACACGTGGCGATCTTGAGCTTGGCGATCTTGAAGATGCTAGTGAGAAAGAGGCACAAGAGAAGCTTGAGACTGAGTCTGAAGGTTTAGTTAAGCGCGTTAAAGACGCGTTAGGTGATAAAGTCTCTGAGGTTAAAGTGACAACTCGTCTAACCGACACACCAGCTTGTGTGGTTGCCGGTGAAGGTGAGATGTCGACACAGATGATCAAGTTGATGGAAGCGGCTGGTCAATCTGTACCAGAAAGTAAGCCTAGGTTTGAGATCAATCCTGAGCACCCACTCGTTGCACGTTTAAACGATGAGCAAGATGAGGAGCTGTTTGCACAATGGAGCGATCTACTGCTTCAGCAAGCGCAGCTTTCAGAAAAGGGTAGCTTGGCAGATCCTTCAGCATTCATTAAGTTAATGAACCAGATGCTTTTAGCTCAGTTAAAGTAA
- a CDS encoding inosine/guanosine kinase, producing the protein MKFPGQRKSKHYFPVQNRDPLLAQLTQQPERFPTYITGIDQTLVDIEAKVADELLQRYELPKGNSTLIDDETAHALYTELKSQALISDEFAGGTIGNTVHNYSILADDRSVLFGVMSKNIEVGSYAYRYLCNTSSKVDLNYLQPVEGPIGRCFTLISECGERTFAISKGSMDKLSPEFINKEVIQGASALVLTAYLMRASDGDQITQAALKAIEYAKEADVPVVLTLGTRFLIESDPQWWKTFIEENVTILAMNEDEGEALTGFKDPLQASEAALELCDLVLTTAGPLGLYMAGYTDDSEKRETSHTLLPGIIPEFNRYEFSRPKLKSDCNTPIKVYAHISPYMGGPEKIRNTNGAGDGALAALLHDLASNTFHKANVPGSSKHKRDGLCYSSFSQVCKYANRVAYEVLAQHSPRLSSGLPEREDSLEEAYWER; encoded by the coding sequence ATGAAGTTTCCAGGTCAACGAAAGTCAAAGCATTACTTTCCCGTACAGAATCGTGACCCACTGTTGGCGCAACTGACGCAGCAGCCGGAGCGATTTCCAACGTACATTACCGGCATAGATCAAACTCTGGTTGATATTGAAGCTAAGGTTGCTGACGAACTGCTACAGCGCTATGAATTACCGAAAGGAAATTCGACCTTAATTGATGATGAAACAGCTCATGCTCTCTATACGGAACTGAAGAGCCAAGCGTTAATCAGTGATGAGTTTGCTGGTGGGACTATTGGTAACACTGTTCACAATTACTCTATTCTTGCCGATGATAGATCTGTCTTGTTTGGTGTGATGAGCAAGAATATCGAAGTGGGTAGCTACGCATACCGATACCTTTGTAATACCTCCTCTAAAGTCGACCTTAACTATCTACAGCCTGTAGAGGGGCCTATTGGGCGCTGCTTTACACTTATCTCTGAATGTGGTGAGCGTACCTTTGCAATTAGTAAAGGTTCGATGGATAAGCTAAGTCCTGAGTTTATCAACAAAGAGGTGATTCAAGGTGCATCTGCTTTAGTCTTAACTGCATATTTGATGCGAGCTAGTGATGGTGATCAAATTACTCAAGCTGCGTTAAAAGCGATTGAGTATGCTAAAGAAGCGGATGTTCCTGTGGTTCTTACATTAGGTACCCGGTTCTTGATTGAGAGCGATCCTCAATGGTGGAAAACGTTTATCGAAGAGAATGTGACAATTCTGGCGATGAATGAAGATGAAGGTGAAGCCTTAACTGGGTTTAAAGATCCGCTTCAGGCAAGTGAAGCTGCGCTTGAGTTGTGCGATCTCGTGTTAACGACAGCGGGTCCTCTTGGTCTATATATGGCGGGTTACACGGATGACTCTGAGAAGCGTGAAACCTCTCATACGCTGTTACCTGGTATTATCCCAGAGTTTAACCGTTATGAGTTTTCTCGTCCAAAGCTAAAGTCGGATTGTAATACACCAATTAAAGTATACGCACATATCTCACCATACATGGGAGGCCCTGAAAAGATCCGTAACACTAATGGTGCTGGTGATGGCGCATTAGCGGCTCTGTTACATGACTTAGCGTCTAACACTTTTCATAAGGCGAATGTTCCTGGTTCAAGTAAACATAAGCGTGACGGGCTATGTTACTCCTCATTCTCGCAGGTGTGTAAATATGCTAACCGCGTGGCTTATGAAGTACTTGCTCAACACAGTCCACGACTATCAAGTGGTCTACCTGAACGAGAAGACAGTTTAGAAGAGGCATACTGGGAAAGATAA
- the recR gene encoding recombination mediator RecR, translated as MKFSPLVDELIQSLKCLPGVGPKSAQRMAFQLLERDRKAGQSLASALSSAMSDVGHCQACRTFTEETLCPICASHKRGNSEVICVVETPADVLAIEAGGHFSGRYFVLLGHLSPLDGVGPEELGLSLLEAHLASGEVSELILATNPTVEGDATAHFIADMAKGHQVSVSRIAHGVPVGGELEYVDSTTLALSFNGRLPL; from the coding sequence ATGAAATTTAGTCCTTTGGTTGATGAACTCATTCAATCTCTCAAGTGTTTGCCCGGTGTTGGGCCGAAATCTGCACAACGCATGGCCTTTCAGTTGTTAGAGCGCGACCGTAAGGCTGGGCAGTCTTTGGCTTCTGCGTTGTCGAGCGCGATGAGTGATGTGGGACACTGTCAGGCTTGCCGTACTTTTACTGAAGAGACACTTTGCCCGATTTGTGCCAGCCATAAACGGGGAAACTCTGAAGTTATCTGCGTCGTTGAAACGCCCGCTGATGTACTTGCTATAGAGGCTGGGGGACACTTTTCAGGTCGATACTTTGTGCTATTAGGTCATCTCTCACCACTCGATGGTGTGGGGCCTGAAGAGCTTGGTTTATCCCTACTTGAAGCGCATTTGGCTTCCGGTGAGGTCTCTGAGCTCATTCTTGCGACCAACCCGACGGTAGAGGGGGATGCAACTGCACACTTTATTGCCGATATGGCCAAAGGTCATCAGGTTTCTGTCAGTCGTATCGCCCACGGTGTTCCTGTTGGCGGCGAACTTGAGTATGTGGATAGCACCACATTAGCACTCTCGTTTAATGGACGTTTGCCACTGTAA
- the adk gene encoding adenylate kinase, whose translation MRIMLLGAPGAGKGTQAQFIMEKYGIPQISTGDMLRAAVKAGTPLGLEAKKVMDAGQLVSDELIIGLVKERVAQADCEKGFLLDGFPRTIPQADAMADAGIAIDHVVEIDVPDEEIVKRMSGRRVHPGSGRVYHIVFNQPKVEGKDDVTGEDLAIRPDDEESTVRKRLDIYHEQTKPLVEYYGNVAANGQTKYSKFDGTQSVASVSEEIVVALS comes from the coding sequence ATGCGCATCATGTTATTAGGTGCCCCAGGTGCCGGTAAAGGTACTCAGGCACAGTTCATCATGGAAAAATACGGTATCCCGCAAATTTCTACTGGCGATATGTTACGTGCAGCAGTTAAAGCGGGTACGCCACTTGGCTTAGAAGCTAAGAAAGTGATGGATGCTGGTCAATTAGTGTCTGATGAGCTAATTATTGGCCTAGTTAAAGAGCGTGTTGCTCAAGCTGATTGTGAGAAGGGTTTCTTGTTAGATGGTTTCCCTCGTACTATTCCTCAGGCTGATGCTATGGCTGATGCTGGTATTGCTATCGATCACGTTGTTGAGATCGATGTGCCGGATGAAGAGATCGTTAAGCGCATGAGTGGACGCCGTGTTCACCCAGGTTCTGGTCGTGTTTACCACATTGTATTCAACCAGCCTAAAGTTGAAGGTAAAGATGATGTGACTGGTGAAGATCTTGCTATTCGTCCTGATGATGAAGAGAGCACAGTACGTAAGCGTTTAGATATTTACCATGAGCAAACTAAGCCATTGGTAGAATACTACGGTAATGTAGCTGCTAACGGTCAGACTAAATACAGTAAGTTTGATGGCACACAAAGTGTTGCTTCGGTTAGCGAAGAGATTGTTGTTGCTTTAAGCTAA
- the dnaX gene encoding DNA polymerase III subunit gamma/tau encodes MSYQVLARKWRPATFEQMVGQSHVLHALTNALTQQRLHHAYLFSGTRGVGKTSLARLFAKGLNCEQGVTATPCGQCSSCVEISEGRFVDLIEVDAASRTKVDDTRELLDNVQYRPSRGRFKVYLIDEVHMLSRSSFNALLKTLEEPPEHVKFLLATTDPQRLPVTVLSRCLQFNLKSLTQDEIIQQLSHVLTQESLVFENQALTLLAKAANGSMRDALSLTDQAIAFGGGEVRLKQVQTMLGSIDERHVITLFNAITQGDIEHLMQVISQVLSFGADPEEVLRSLLELLHQITLSQFAPAAAQLSIYSEQISAFAIQLSPEQVQLYYQLLLTGRKDLPHAPDPKSGLEMALLRAVSFVPEVPVKRWIVDKPATISVPDVNDAKPSAHAVEATQISTPLTTNAAIPPAESLDGIGDIESPELKLQKESEPATEFGSTSDSADHSAKENVPVLASASDEPEESDDQDADLESLNSEQTLILSQAASQGMEQESTDSTELQASVDVKEAEVVPESTQSQSEVIPERTESAVEISSESSDSDPNVVPDEYYAQAAQFDAQNEYQEQFHEDYSDPYSEDTAEQGAYSTPEPSAESHESRSAEISAADGPEEDDILDAVLAARDSLLTQLSADKPKESDGKKSDPQRKEFVPPKRQAPVAEPQEPIQSEDNQTAHQAEHQADKSDGDETGENEVDVNVADNEDRPPWEEPLTPSVEETLSDATPNVEDLESESTQASELEESVSEPEDKMLAAEISLADDGSVSGNEVDLKWYRLMSALDVGGRVRQLAVNSVCHHFIEPLALLLKPNQKHLAADIAITQLEEALGRALDKEVNIAVSVGSDTTRETPLEIRQRFHRELLSQAHQGLMSDTHIQWLMAEMDAEFETDSLSYSPELLSLKGNTIELIDKSNFKSLPES; translated from the coding sequence ATGTCTTATCAGGTGTTGGCCAGAAAATGGCGCCCTGCCACTTTTGAGCAAATGGTTGGCCAGTCTCATGTTTTGCATGCGTTAACCAACGCACTAACTCAGCAGAGATTACATCATGCATATCTGTTTTCTGGTACACGAGGGGTGGGGAAAACAAGTTTAGCCCGACTCTTCGCAAAAGGATTAAATTGTGAACAAGGTGTCACGGCAACCCCGTGTGGACAATGTTCCAGTTGTGTTGAGATCTCTGAAGGTCGCTTCGTGGATCTTATTGAGGTGGATGCGGCTTCAAGAACAAAAGTCGATGACACGCGTGAGTTACTTGATAATGTCCAGTACCGTCCCAGTCGAGGCCGGTTTAAAGTCTATTTGATCGATGAAGTGCATATGCTGTCCCGCAGTAGCTTTAATGCGCTCCTTAAAACATTGGAAGAGCCACCTGAGCATGTAAAGTTTTTGCTAGCAACAACGGATCCCCAGCGTCTTCCTGTGACAGTTCTTTCGCGTTGTTTACAGTTTAATTTAAAAAGTTTGACCCAAGATGAGATCATTCAACAGTTATCCCATGTGTTGACTCAAGAGTCGCTTGTCTTTGAAAATCAAGCATTAACATTATTAGCCAAAGCGGCTAATGGCAGCATGCGAGATGCATTGAGCTTGACTGACCAAGCGATCGCTTTTGGTGGCGGGGAAGTTAGACTTAAGCAAGTGCAGACTATGCTAGGTAGCATTGATGAAAGGCATGTTATCACGCTTTTTAACGCCATAACTCAGGGAGATATTGAGCACCTTATGCAGGTGATCTCCCAAGTGCTCTCATTTGGTGCTGATCCTGAAGAGGTGCTGCGTAGCTTACTTGAACTGTTACATCAGATAACCTTAAGTCAATTTGCCCCCGCTGCGGCTCAGCTATCCATCTATAGTGAGCAGATTAGCGCATTTGCAATACAGTTAAGCCCAGAACAGGTGCAACTCTATTACCAGTTACTGTTAACAGGCCGGAAAGATCTTCCCCATGCACCTGATCCTAAATCGGGTCTGGAGATGGCACTACTCAGAGCGGTGTCATTTGTGCCAGAGGTACCTGTTAAGCGTTGGATTGTCGATAAGCCTGCCACTATTTCAGTGCCTGATGTTAATGATGCTAAGCCAAGCGCTCATGCTGTTGAGGCTACTCAAATTTCCACGCCTTTAACTACAAATGCAGCGATACCACCTGCAGAGTCTCTTGATGGAATAGGTGATATTGAGTCTCCTGAGCTCAAGCTACAAAAGGAGAGCGAGCCTGCAACTGAGTTTGGTAGTACATCTGATAGTGCAGATCATAGTGCTAAGGAAAACGTACCCGTTTTAGCTTCCGCCTCCGATGAACCTGAAGAGTCAGATGATCAAGATGCTGATCTTGAGAGCTTAAACAGTGAACAAACCTTGATATTAAGTCAGGCAGCAAGTCAGGGAATGGAGCAAGAGAGTACAGACTCCACTGAGTTACAAGCATCTGTTGATGTAAAAGAAGCTGAAGTTGTCCCCGAGTCAACTCAATCGCAGTCTGAGGTTATCCCTGAGCGAACAGAGAGTGCTGTTGAAATAAGCAGTGAGTCATCTGACTCAGATCCTAATGTGGTTCCCGATGAGTACTATGCTCAAGCGGCTCAGTTCGATGCTCAAAATGAGTATCAAGAGCAGTTTCATGAGGATTATTCAGACCCCTATTCAGAAGACACTGCCGAGCAAGGTGCATACTCAACGCCAGAGCCAAGTGCTGAGAGTCATGAATCCCGTTCAGCTGAGATTTCAGCTGCTGATGGTCCAGAGGAAGATGATATTCTGGATGCTGTTTTAGCGGCGAGAGATAGTTTGTTGACTCAACTTAGTGCTGATAAGCCTAAGGAGAGTGATGGAAAAAAGTCTGATCCCCAGCGAAAAGAGTTTGTTCCGCCTAAGCGACAAGCACCGGTAGCAGAGCCTCAAGAGCCAATTCAAAGCGAAGATAATCAAACTGCTCATCAAGCAGAGCACCAAGCTGATAAAAGTGATGGTGATGAAACTGGTGAGAATGAAGTTGATGTTAACGTCGCTGATAACGAGGATAGGCCACCTTGGGAGGAGCCATTAACTCCTTCTGTTGAAGAGACGTTAAGCGATGCAACGCCTAACGTAGAAGACCTAGAGAGTGAATCAACTCAAGCTTCTGAGCTTGAGGAATCTGTTTCTGAGCCAGAAGATAAGATGCTGGCAGCTGAGATTAGCTTAGCTGATGATGGCAGTGTGAGCGGCAATGAGGTCGATCTTAAATGGTATCGTTTGATGTCGGCACTGGATGTGGGGGGACGAGTACGCCAACTGGCGGTTAACTCTGTTTGCCACCATTTCATTGAACCTCTTGCGCTCTTATTAAAACCTAATCAGAAGCATCTTGCTGCTGATATTGCGATAACCCAATTAGAGGAAGCGCTGGGAAGAGCCTTAGATAAAGAGGTTAATATTGCGGTTTCTGTGGGAAGTGACACCACCCGTGAAACGCCCTTAGAGATACGTCAGCGTTTCCATAGAGAGTTACTGTCTCAGGCGCACCAAGGATTAATGAGTGATACTCATATTCAATGGTTGATGGCTGAGATGGATGCTGAGTTTGAAACGGATAGCTTAAGCTACAGTCCAGAATTGCTCAGTTTGAAAGGAAATACCATCGAGCTTATCGATAAGTCGAACTTTAAGTCGCTACCTGAGTCATAA